One genomic window of Methyloceanibacter sp. wino2 includes the following:
- a CDS encoding sulfite oxidase, with protein MTKSAAKNLFAFFEGDPEQADRAVFGRESYPDRRGFLGGAGLAAMGAMLGAAIPFHRNMPAGFVPVALADTDLLQGKDGLVLLNDRPINAETPPHLLDSPITSNEHFFVRNNGNVPPDTSADGWELTIDGWVDTPLKLTIADLKEQFEVVKLALVIECGGNGRFFFYPPAGGNQWTYGAVGCAYFTGVRLRDVLKKAGVKKGVIYTAHEGADPHLSGDPARLPISRGLTIEKAMADDVLIAFEMNETEMPVLNGRPLRLVVSGWPGSCSQKWLTRIWLRDVVHDGPKMGGTSYRVPRYPVAPGQDVPEEDFDIIMRMPVKSLITNPATKSDVSDKAVDVRGHAWSGDRTIEKVDVSIDFGASWMTTELAPPVNFGAWQNWKKTVTFPQAGYYEIWSRATDSAGATQPYAVGWNPKGYLNNSMHRVAVNVA; from the coding sequence ATGACAAAGTCGGCAGCAAAGAACTTGTTCGCCTTCTTTGAAGGCGACCCGGAACAGGCTGATCGCGCCGTATTCGGCCGTGAGTCGTATCCCGACCGTCGCGGCTTCCTAGGCGGCGCTGGACTTGCGGCCATGGGTGCCATGCTTGGCGCCGCGATCCCCTTCCACCGAAACATGCCCGCGGGGTTTGTTCCGGTAGCCTTGGCGGACACCGACCTCCTGCAAGGCAAGGATGGTCTCGTCCTGTTGAACGACCGGCCGATCAACGCCGAGACCCCGCCGCATCTCCTGGACTCGCCCATCACCTCCAACGAACATTTCTTCGTGCGGAATAATGGGAACGTGCCGCCCGACACCAGCGCGGATGGCTGGGAGCTGACAATCGACGGTTGGGTGGACACTCCCCTGAAGCTCACGATCGCGGACCTCAAGGAGCAATTCGAGGTGGTGAAGCTCGCGCTCGTGATCGAGTGCGGAGGCAACGGCCGGTTCTTCTTCTACCCGCCGGCCGGCGGGAACCAATGGACGTATGGAGCGGTGGGGTGCGCTTACTTCACGGGCGTGCGGCTGCGCGACGTGCTGAAGAAAGCCGGCGTGAAGAAGGGCGTCATCTACACGGCCCATGAAGGGGCCGATCCGCATCTTTCGGGAGATCCTGCCAGGCTGCCGATCTCCCGCGGGCTGACGATCGAAAAGGCGATGGCGGACGATGTTCTCATCGCCTTCGAGATGAACGAGACGGAAATGCCGGTTCTGAACGGGCGTCCCTTGCGCCTGGTCGTGTCCGGCTGGCCGGGGTCGTGTTCGCAAAAATGGCTGACCCGCATCTGGCTGCGTGACGTGGTGCATGACGGGCCGAAGATGGGCGGCACGTCTTACCGCGTGCCGCGCTATCCCGTGGCGCCCGGTCAAGACGTGCCCGAGGAGGATTTCGACATCATCATGCGGATGCCCGTCAAATCGCTCATCACCAATCCCGCCACCAAGTCCGATGTCTCGGATAAAGCCGTCGACGTGCGCGGCCATGCCTGGTCCGGCGATCGCACGATCGAAAAGGTGGACGTGTCGATCGACTTTGGCGCGAGTTGGATGACGACGGAGCTCGCACCGCCGGTCAATTTCGGCGCCTGGCAGAATTGGAAGAAGACCGTCACCTTCCCGCAAGCGGGCTATTACGAGATCTGGTCGCGCGCCACCGATAGCGCGGGCGCCACGCAGCCCTACGCGGTGGGATGGAACCCGAAAGGCTACCTCAACAATTCAATGCACCGCGTGGCCGTCAATGTGGCCTAG
- a CDS encoding cytochrome c family protein, translating to MAALVCWGVLFAGLGCGGSNAQTLDDRLAKANPAKGKEVFVRCGTCHTVEEGGPTKIGPNLWSVINRPVASVDGFAYSEALEDFGGNWEPERLDSFLADPAGTISGTRMMVPGVTDAAERADLIAYLNQNSANPLPIGLDPELAEAEAAASDADKKRDFGLMVDAPGVETTYAVCTACHSEMIIVQQGKSRAHWDKAITWMIEKQGMPTPSDEDRDVILDYLAANYNVDRPNFPQR from the coding sequence TTGGCTGCGCTCGTCTGCTGGGGCGTTCTGTTCGCGGGGCTGGGGTGTGGCGGCTCGAACGCCCAAACCCTGGATGACCGTCTTGCCAAGGCGAACCCCGCGAAGGGGAAAGAGGTCTTCGTGCGTTGTGGGACCTGCCACACGGTCGAGGAGGGCGGCCCAACGAAGATCGGGCCCAATCTATGGAGCGTCATCAACCGGCCTGTGGCGAGCGTGGACGGGTTCGCCTACAGCGAGGCCTTGGAAGATTTCGGCGGTAACTGGGAACCGGAACGGCTCGACAGCTTTCTTGCCGATCCCGCCGGCACGATTTCCGGGACCCGCATGATGGTTCCCGGCGTTACGGACGCCGCCGAGCGCGCCGACCTGATCGCCTATCTCAACCAGAACAGCGCCAACCCGCTGCCGATCGGTCTGGATCCGGAACTTGCCGAGGCGGAAGCCGCGGCCTCGGACGCCGACAAGAAGCGGGACTTCGGATTGATGGTCGATGCGCCCGGTGTCGAAACGACTTACGCGGTGTGCACGGCGTGTCATTCGGAGATGATCATCGTACAGCAGGGCAAGTCACGCGCGCACTGGGACAAGGCCATTACGTGGATGATCGAAAAGCAGGGTATGCCGACACCGTCCGACGAGGATCGCGACGTGATCCTCGATTACCTTGCAGCCAACTATAACGTCGATCGGCCGAACTTTCCGCAGCGGTAA
- a CDS encoding pentapeptide repeat-containing protein, translating into MTIPEHIEILRRGPRVWNAWRAENPSIVPDLEGIALSIGDRQLGPMNGGPINLSRALLADATLYFATLTGADMRGTDLTNADLRGARLEGVDLTGADLAGANLDGANLSGAVLKAANLSGASLADVRDLTTDQIGEAEGNLGTVLPQELQRPALWSVGQGILHIETARDAVEEEAYEAPAAEAPAEPARMSFYAAPEPEETYQPEETPEPEPAAYVEPEPEPEPEPVQAAPVETTVFSPAPALPKVEASRPQPAPERFEPQRAVMRSNGHDTQGNEPGDNENKHVSWLVGGPRRAGRPARNWRDRA; encoded by the coding sequence ATGACAATTCCGGAGCACATAGAGATTCTGCGTCGCGGCCCCCGCGTTTGGAACGCGTGGCGTGCCGAGAACCCGTCGATCGTGCCCGATCTCGAGGGCATCGCCCTGAGCATCGGCGACCGGCAGTTGGGCCCGATGAACGGCGGGCCGATCAATCTGTCGAGGGCGCTTCTGGCCGACGCGACGCTCTATTTCGCCACGCTGACCGGGGCGGATATGCGCGGCACGGACCTGACGAACGCGGACTTGCGCGGAGCGCGGCTCGAGGGCGTCGACCTGACCGGCGCGGACTTGGCGGGCGCGAATCTGGACGGCGCGAACTTGTCCGGCGCGGTGCTCAAAGCCGCAAATCTCAGCGGCGCCAGTCTTGCCGACGTCCGCGATTTGACGACCGATCAGATCGGCGAGGCCGAGGGGAACCTCGGCACGGTTCTTCCCCAGGAACTGCAGCGTCCGGCACTGTGGAGCGTCGGCCAAGGCATCCTCCACATCGAGACGGCACGCGACGCGGTCGAGGAGGAGGCCTACGAGGCCCCCGCAGCCGAGGCGCCTGCGGAACCGGCGCGCATGTCGTTCTACGCAGCACCGGAACCGGAAGAGACGTACCAGCCGGAAGAGACCCCTGAACCGGAACCGGCTGCTTACGTCGAGCCCGAACCGGAGCCGGAGCCGGAGCCCGTTCAAGCGGCGCCCGTCGAGACGACGGTGTTCTCACCGGCACCCGCGCTGCCCAAGGTGGAAGCCAGTCGGCCCCAGCCTGCGCCGGAACGTTTCGAGCCTCAGCGGGCTGTGATGCGGTCGAACGGCCACGACACACAGGGCAATGAGCCCGGCGACAACGAGAACAAGCACGTCTCATGGCTCGTGGGCGGTCCTCGGCGCGCCGGCAGGCCGGCCCGCAACTGGCGCGATCGCGCCTAG
- a CDS encoding alpha/beta fold hydrolase, giving the protein MARFHLISLVFAALVPLGFASTPAHAEEPVAAEEPAFDARLSGYAYPFDVQTLALKNQRQDLEMAYMYLPAKGDAPTVVLLHGKNFNGAYWGRTAEFLAARGYGVLMPDQIGFGKSSKPTSYQYSFNQLAANTAALMDDLRIDKAVIVGHSMGGMLAARFALAYPERTERLVLVNPIGLEDYLDYTTYPDIAAAFEREKGLTGADIVAYQRKNYYDGAWSDAYDALTIPLRGWINGPDSEQLAYVSALTYDMILTQPVIDDFELLAVPTTLIIGTRDRTGPNRANKRPGVTRELGRYDRLGKEAASRIPNAQLIELDGLGHLPQIEDFDRFKDALLQALGAD; this is encoded by the coding sequence GTGGCGCGTTTCCATCTCATCTCATTGGTTTTCGCGGCGCTCGTCCCGCTCGGGTTTGCGTCAACGCCGGCGCACGCCGAAGAGCCGGTTGCCGCGGAAGAGCCTGCCTTCGACGCGCGCCTGTCCGGCTACGCATATCCCTTCGACGTCCAGACTCTGGCGCTGAAGAACCAGCGCCAAGACCTTGAAATGGCGTACATGTACCTGCCGGCGAAAGGGGACGCGCCGACCGTGGTCTTGCTGCACGGCAAGAACTTCAACGGGGCCTACTGGGGCCGGACGGCCGAGTTTCTCGCGGCCCGCGGCTACGGCGTGCTGATGCCCGATCAGATCGGCTTCGGGAAATCCTCCAAGCCGACGTCGTATCAGTACAGCTTCAATCAGCTTGCCGCGAACACCGCTGCCCTGATGGACGATCTCAGAATTGATAAGGCCGTCATTGTCGGCCATTCCATGGGCGGGATGCTCGCTGCGCGTTTCGCGCTCGCCTACCCCGAGCGGACTGAGCGCCTCGTGCTCGTCAATCCGATCGGGCTCGAGGACTATCTTGACTACACGACCTATCCGGACATCGCCGCCGCTTTCGAGCGCGAGAAGGGCCTGACCGGTGCCGATATCGTCGCGTACCAGCGCAAGAACTATTACGACGGCGCCTGGAGCGATGCGTACGACGCGCTGACGATACCGTTGCGCGGTTGGATCAACGGGCCGGACTCCGAGCAGCTCGCCTACGTGTCGGCGCTGACTTACGACATGATCCTGACCCAGCCGGTGATCGACGACTTCGAACTGCTTGCGGTTCCGACCACGCTGATCATCGGCACACGGGACCGCACGGGCCCGAACAGGGCCAACAAGCGGCCGGGCGTCACGCGTGAATTGGGCCGCTATGACCGGCTCGGCAAGGAAGCCGCGTCACGCATCCCGAACGCTCAACTGATCGAACTCGACGGGCTCGGGCACCTTCCGCAGATCGAGGACTTCGATCGTTTCAAGGATGCGCTGCTCCAAGCGCTCGGTGCGGATTAG